A portion of the Micromonospora vinacea genome contains these proteins:
- a CDS encoding extracellular catalytic domain type 2 short-chain-length polyhydroxyalkanoate depolymerase, with protein sequence MPTPLKAATTLAALFLLILTAAAPAQAANPPTKPPVSGSLGTYNVSGVYVAGVSSGGYMATQLHVAYSSRIRGAAVFAAGPYYCSQNTVAQALYGCGDNRYPTNVSALQTYTRTWASYGWVDPVGNLSGDPVYVFHGGNDTTVKKSVTDDLVRYYQHFGASVQYDSGSAAGHSWVTPYGTLGCAATASPYLNDCGTDPQNVLLRKLLGGVTAPNTGTLGGSLIRFSQNTFAVNGWANGLSMDANGFAYVPSACAAGQSCRLLVALHGCVQSSGAVGTAFVDRANLNQYADTNNLIVLYPQASTSLSNPNGCWDWWGYLGATNFPIKGGAQVETIMNMVRRLDG encoded by the coding sequence ATGCCCACACCGCTGAAAGCCGCCACCACCCTCGCGGCCTTGTTCCTGCTGATCCTGACCGCGGCGGCACCCGCCCAGGCCGCCAACCCGCCCACCAAGCCCCCGGTCTCCGGGTCGCTGGGCACCTACAACGTCTCCGGCGTCTACGTCGCCGGGGTCTCCTCCGGTGGCTACATGGCCACCCAACTGCACGTCGCCTACTCGTCCCGGATCCGGGGAGCGGCCGTCTTCGCCGCCGGACCGTACTACTGCTCCCAGAACACCGTCGCCCAGGCGCTCTACGGCTGCGGCGACAACCGGTACCCGACAAACGTGTCAGCGCTGCAGACGTACACCCGGACCTGGGCGTCGTACGGCTGGGTCGACCCGGTCGGCAACCTGTCCGGCGACCCGGTGTACGTGTTCCACGGCGGCAACGACACCACCGTCAAGAAGTCCGTCACCGACGACCTGGTCCGGTACTACCAGCACTTCGGGGCCAGCGTGCAGTACGACAGCGGCTCCGCCGCCGGTCACTCCTGGGTCACGCCGTACGGCACGCTCGGATGCGCGGCGACCGCGTCGCCGTACCTCAACGACTGCGGCACCGACCCGCAGAACGTCCTCCTGCGCAAGCTGCTCGGCGGGGTGACCGCACCGAACACCGGGACGCTCGGCGGCTCGCTCATCAGGTTCAGCCAGAACACCTTCGCAGTCAACGGCTGGGCCAACGGGCTGAGCATGGACGCCAACGGCTTCGCCTACGTCCCATCGGCCTGCGCGGCCGGCCAGTCGTGCCGCCTGCTGGTCGCCCTGCACGGCTGCGTGCAGTCCTCCGGCGCGGTGGGCACGGCGTTCGTCGACCGGGCCAACCTCAACCAGTACGCCGACACCAACAACCTGATCGTCCTGTACCCCCAGGCGAGCACCTCCCTCAGCAACCCGAACGGCTGCTGGGACTGGTGGGGCTACCTGGGCGCGACCAATTTCCCGATCAAGGGCGGCGCGCAGGTCGAGACCATCATGAACATGGTCCGTCGGCTGGACGGCTGA
- a CDS encoding ATP-binding cassette domain-containing protein encodes MRVTLRLRALVAVPGTGPVTLDVPAGTLAALVAPPRFGTAVARVLAGLAPPVTGRVLVGDRDVTGLPPPRRQIGYVPAGGALLPQLTVRRNIEYGQRKRERVHEVANDWTATVVDRLELGLSLALLPHQISAAQRFRVALARAAACLPEVLVVDLPAGSAGDSRLGDLMPRLSPPDAPGVAVLVCTADPATLAEIAVRHELVTEPTEATR; translated from the coding sequence GTGAGGGTCACGTTACGGCTACGCGCACTGGTCGCCGTCCCCGGCACCGGCCCGGTGACCCTCGACGTTCCCGCCGGCACGCTCGCCGCCCTGGTGGCGCCGCCCCGGTTCGGCACGGCGGTGGCCCGGGTGCTGGCCGGGCTCGCGCCGCCGGTGACCGGTCGCGTCCTCGTCGGCGACCGGGACGTCACCGGCCTGCCGCCGCCCCGCCGGCAGATCGGCTACGTGCCCGCCGGTGGCGCGCTGCTGCCGCAGCTCACCGTGCGGCGCAACATCGAGTACGGCCAGCGCAAACGTGAACGGGTGCACGAGGTGGCCAACGACTGGACGGCCACCGTCGTCGACCGGCTCGAGTTGGGGTTGTCCCTCGCCCTGCTTCCGCACCAGATCTCCGCCGCCCAGCGGTTCCGGGTGGCGCTCGCCCGAGCGGCGGCCTGCCTGCCCGAGGTGCTGGTGGTCGACCTGCCGGCCGGTTCGGCGGGCGACAGCCGCCTCGGTGACCTGATGCCCCGGCTCTCGCCACCGGACGCCCCCGGGGTGGCGGTGCTGGTCTGCACCGCCGACCCGGCCACCCTGGCCGAGATCGCGGTGCGGCACGAGCTGGTCACCGAGCCGACCGAGGCGACCCGATGA
- a CDS encoding ABC transporter ATP-binding protein, with protein MIVDALSVRGLSRNFGNLVVLDEVSFTLPAGRIAVVLGPNGSGKTTLLRCVVGADRPDAGEVLVQGRRADETDPQVRALVAAALDDIDFFPDLSVVEHLELVAYAHGGDAEPVEEVLAELGLEPARDQLPVTLSSGQRRRLALASCFVRPRRVLILDEPEQRLDVRGRQWLADRLLRERAAGVAVLLASHDPELIDAVVDERIEIGK; from the coding sequence GTGATCGTGGACGCGCTCTCGGTACGGGGACTCAGTCGCAACTTCGGCAACCTGGTCGTGCTCGACGAGGTGAGCTTCACGCTCCCGGCGGGCCGGATCGCTGTGGTGCTGGGCCCCAACGGCAGCGGCAAGACCACACTGCTGCGCTGTGTCGTGGGCGCCGACCGGCCGGACGCGGGTGAGGTGCTGGTGCAGGGCCGCCGTGCCGACGAGACCGATCCTCAGGTGCGGGCGCTGGTGGCGGCCGCCCTGGACGACATCGACTTCTTCCCCGACCTGTCGGTGGTCGAGCATCTGGAGTTGGTGGCGTACGCCCACGGGGGCGACGCCGAGCCGGTCGAGGAGGTCCTCGCCGAGCTGGGCCTGGAGCCGGCCCGCGACCAACTGCCGGTGACGCTGTCCAGCGGGCAGCGCCGCCGGCTGGCGCTGGCGTCCTGTTTCGTCCGGCCCCGCCGGGTGCTGATCCTCGACGAGCCCGAGCAGCGGCTGGACGTCCGCGGGCGACAGTGGCTCGCCGACCGACTCCTCCGGGAACGGGCGGCGGGCGTTGCCGTGCTGTTGGCCTCGCATGACCCGGAGCTGATCGACGCGGTGGTCGACGAGCGCATCGAGATCGGCAAGTGA
- a CDS encoding DUF6297 family protein: MTAAPATIADAPAGVPTARQVRTHLRKARSRHHDHSLGDVLGDAYVMVLFVGMYGWFAISASRDLLDSPTVGQAEPGVRWWLAVAALLAGAGLAWRGLRALGPLLVTPATQSWATSAPIDRRAWLAPRFVLLLLGSAAGTAALGVAVAALGGVSEPSALGWAAAAGAGWGAAALALSVVAQSSRSGRRWPTAVGAAPMVAAAVITAVVVLVGRFGDGLPRPATTPTVAVFAAAVPLVGLGVILAVRALPRVDRATLTTGAQFANAAATATILLDPSLLAGLVESRRWRTIGRVHSRRFRPGPGWWALLQADVRRLRRHPSAVLIWAALIGVQYAAALALPGLAGAAQVVFAYLAAGRLTGGLRSVSRSPGLRRALGGSDNLLRGIHVVVPAVGAGLWWLLTLPTVDPGPAWLAPTLALGVVAAAFRAGTRPPIDYGGATVNTPFGMIPVDLMRQGSRGPALLAVLVLVQLFLG, from the coding sequence GTGACCGCCGCGCCGGCCACGATCGCCGACGCGCCGGCCGGGGTGCCGACCGCCCGGCAGGTGCGAACGCACCTACGCAAGGCCCGCAGCCGACACCACGACCATTCCCTGGGCGACGTGCTCGGCGACGCGTACGTCATGGTCCTGTTCGTGGGCATGTACGGCTGGTTCGCGATCAGCGCCAGCCGCGACCTGCTGGACTCCCCCACCGTGGGGCAGGCCGAGCCGGGGGTGCGCTGGTGGCTGGCGGTCGCCGCGCTGCTGGCCGGCGCAGGGCTGGCCTGGCGTGGTCTGCGCGCGCTCGGCCCGCTGCTGGTCACCCCGGCGACGCAGAGCTGGGCGACCAGCGCGCCGATCGACCGGCGGGCCTGGCTGGCGCCGCGCTTCGTCCTGCTGCTTTTGGGTTCGGCGGCCGGCACTGCGGCGCTCGGAGTGGCAGTGGCGGCGCTCGGCGGGGTCAGCGAACCGTCCGCCCTGGGCTGGGCGGCGGCGGCCGGCGCGGGGTGGGGCGCTGCCGCGCTGGCGCTCAGCGTCGTCGCCCAGAGCAGCCGGTCGGGTCGGCGCTGGCCGACAGCGGTCGGGGCGGCGCCGATGGTGGCCGCGGCCGTGATCACCGCAGTGGTGGTGCTCGTCGGTCGCTTCGGCGACGGCCTGCCCCGGCCGGCGACGACGCCGACCGTCGCGGTGTTCGCCGCCGCGGTGCCCCTCGTGGGCTTGGGTGTGATCCTCGCGGTACGCGCGCTGCCCCGGGTCGACCGGGCCACCCTGACCACCGGCGCGCAGTTCGCCAACGCCGCCGCCACGGCCACCATCCTGCTGGATCCGAGCCTGCTCGCCGGCCTGGTGGAGAGCCGCCGCTGGCGCACGATCGGCAGAGTTCACAGCCGCCGGTTCCGGCCCGGCCCCGGCTGGTGGGCGTTGCTCCAGGCCGACGTCCGCCGGTTGCGCCGCCACCCGAGCGCCGTGCTGATCTGGGCGGCGCTGATCGGGGTGCAGTACGCTGCCGCGCTCGCCCTGCCCGGGTTGGCCGGGGCCGCGCAGGTGGTGTTCGCGTACCTCGCCGCCGGCCGGCTGACCGGCGGCCTGCGGTCGGTCAGCCGCTCACCCGGTCTGCGTCGGGCGCTCGGCGGCAGCGACAACCTGCTGCGCGGGATCCACGTGGTGGTGCCGGCGGTCGGTGCGGGCCTGTGGTGGTTGCTGACCCTGCCCACGGTCGACCCGGGGCCGGCCTGGCTGGCGCCGACGCTGGCGCTCGGGGTGGTGGCCGCCGCGTTCCGGGCCGGCACCCGCCCGCCCATCGACTACGGCGGCGCGACGGTCAACACACCGTTCGGGATGATCCCGGTCGACCTGATGCGTCAGGGGTCACGGGGGCCGGCGCTGCTCGCCGTGCTGGTCCTCGTCCAGCTGTTCCTGGGCTGA
- a CDS encoding ABC transporter permease: protein MSQVRVLGELAVLDDVGPARRGRAYPAVGATSALLLPAAVLLGGLVLWPVLRTMHASVTTDGRWVGAAHFRTALAAPGTGAVVGRTVLWALLVPAVVTALGYLLAAASRRSEEGGLVRLILLVPVALPLVVTGVTFRLMYDPDPSRGLATLVATRLAGRSVEDAPQLLGPGMVTVALMSAFVWAWVGLAVLVFRSALDAVPPSLADAVRAYGGKRRHVLWDAQWRPLLLRTTAVVFALVAVGTSRTFDLILVMTPGSVRDEASVLALRIWQTSGGTTTGDGAALGVVWLVAVIGGIMVAALFVRQAWPPPPVEAAPEPAPVAPPRRVFRLLAAGAAIAWLVPLAVLVATSAHGRVDAAARGWWSAPPNGESYRNLVTGTELWRTLGFTLLLATAVTATVLVVALLAAYPLAWLTGPAAQATGLLLLAASVVPIQVIAGPVNEVLGLVLSSGTAQGLALVHIALGVPFAVLVLRNAFADLPVEQVRDARLGGRRWWHTLRRLARHNRSAVVAVSVLEFVQVWNDLVVGRLFGGPGSFPLGPFLAEQTRSFVSNSGALAASSVLASVLPVVLVVLSRRHLVAGLVSGGVR from the coding sequence ATGAGCCAGGTGCGGGTCCTCGGCGAGCTGGCGGTCCTCGACGACGTCGGTCCAGCCCGACGGGGGCGGGCCTACCCGGCGGTGGGGGCGACGTCGGCCCTGCTGCTGCCGGCTGCGGTGCTGCTCGGCGGGTTGGTGCTGTGGCCGGTGCTGCGGACCATGCACGCCAGTGTCACCACCGACGGTCGCTGGGTCGGCGCGGCGCACTTCCGGACCGCGCTCGCCGCCCCGGGCACCGGCGCGGTGGTCGGCCGGACGGTCCTCTGGGCCCTGCTGGTGCCGGCGGTGGTGACGGCACTGGGCTATCTGCTCGCCGCCGCGTCCCGCCGCTCCGAGGAGGGCGGCCTGGTCCGGCTGATCCTCCTGGTGCCGGTGGCGTTGCCGCTTGTCGTCACCGGGGTCACCTTCCGGCTGATGTACGACCCGGACCCGAGCCGAGGGCTGGCCACCCTGGTCGCGACCCGACTGGCCGGCCGCTCGGTGGAGGACGCCCCGCAGTTGCTCGGGCCGGGGATGGTCACCGTCGCGTTGATGTCGGCGTTCGTCTGGGCCTGGGTCGGGTTGGCGGTGCTGGTCTTCCGGTCCGCGCTGGACGCGGTGCCACCGAGCCTCGCTGACGCGGTCCGCGCCTACGGCGGCAAGCGTCGCCATGTGCTGTGGGACGCGCAGTGGCGGCCGCTGCTGCTGCGGACGACCGCTGTGGTCTTCGCGTTGGTCGCCGTCGGCACCAGCCGCACGTTCGACCTGATCCTGGTGATGACCCCCGGCTCGGTCCGCGACGAGGCCTCGGTGCTGGCGCTGCGGATCTGGCAGACCTCCGGGGGCACCACCACCGGCGACGGCGCCGCGCTCGGCGTGGTGTGGCTCGTGGCGGTGATCGGCGGGATCATGGTGGCCGCGCTCTTCGTCCGGCAGGCCTGGCCTCCACCGCCGGTCGAGGCGGCACCGGAGCCCGCTCCGGTCGCCCCGCCCCGGCGGGTGTTCCGGCTGCTGGCGGCGGGTGCCGCGATCGCCTGGCTGGTGCCGCTGGCGGTGCTGGTCGCCACGTCGGCGCACGGCCGGGTGGACGCCGCCGCGCGCGGCTGGTGGTCGGCGCCGCCAAACGGCGAGTCCTACCGCAACCTGGTCACCGGCACGGAGCTGTGGCGCACGCTGGGCTTCACCCTGCTGCTGGCGACCGCGGTGACCGCCACGGTGCTGGTGGTCGCGCTGCTGGCCGCGTACCCGTTGGCGTGGTTGACCGGGCCGGCCGCGCAGGCCACCGGTCTGCTGCTGCTGGCCGCCAGCGTCGTGCCGATCCAGGTCATCGCCGGGCCGGTCAACGAGGTGCTGGGCCTGGTGCTCTCCTCCGGCACGGCTCAGGGCCTGGCCCTGGTGCACATCGCGCTGGGCGTGCCGTTCGCGGTGCTGGTGCTGCGCAACGCGTTTGCCGACCTGCCGGTCGAGCAGGTCCGCGACGCCCGGCTGGGCGGCCGGCGGTGGTGGCACACCCTGCGCCGGTTGGCCCGGCACAACCGGTCGGCGGTGGTAGCGGTCTCCGTGCTGGAGTTCGTCCAGGTCTGGAACGACCTGGTGGTGGGTCGGCTGTTCGGTGGGCCGGGGTCCTTCCCGCTCGGGCCGTTCCTGGCCGAGCAGACCCGCAGCTTCGTGAGCAACAGTGGCGCGCTGGCCGCCAGCTCGGTGCTCGCCTCGGTGCTGCCGGTGGTGCTCGTGGTCCTGTCGCGGCGGCACCTGGTCGCCGGGCTCGTCTCCGGGGGCGTCCGGTGA
- a CDS encoding tetratricopeptide repeat protein has translation MTGPGGPRGGSRWPALIAIAGVVGSILANVASNLAGNLLSELAASVLGPVTIVLASGGVVGYVVYEVRRRRAGREVGPEPTEVLTTPATGAPNLPYTAEFTGRDEHVDALVGLLAREHAVAVLGRRAVGTSACAVQAANQCRNDFPDGQYYLDLRRRGRPRSARQVLTALARILGTAPPTSGRPDALVAAADALRGQLDGRKILLVLDNVDRPDQVRPLLPPTARTCRLLLAGGPALVGLEGVVAHWIAEPGTSEAVELFATAGGAAPAARVRRADPRTDPAVRDIVDLCGRQPRTVRALGYRTAQHGWRHSDVLDALRRAVQTPPHQRLAVSPVARLVTERDIAYRVLPRQARRLYRLMSLVPAPVDRPTIAALAGRHPELVTALLDRLAAAAFVVGAPGDRYEIRPLLAGSARLHLRDADPARARVAAQARLTRHLARRAERHAANLAVLGSPPDREWSLPLDDDPYGWFDLHQELLLAVVRVPAGAKETLPRRVRRWWFRLAVALCGWLAYADRLDEWEQVCRTVLATPTADDRPEIAGWAHNELGVLRRRRHDPQGAAAALTLAVNERGRRGNAQARMNLGLALLDLGQLDDAVEHLEMSRRHRSGADRAGHALTELGLGAAQLARGEPDTAHHHLVRAANTFRSVGDARGYAAALTNLVLVHAALGEHLDAAQAWRAALREYESVNDPTSRATALLNAGATLLSSTPGQARTAYELLAESRRLREETRPTAGLARTLLYLGDACAALGDRADARRHWADAAAVAEEVADTQGLAAADARLEDDADSRVT, from the coding sequence GTGACCGGGCCGGGCGGTCCGCGCGGTGGCTCGCGCTGGCCCGCGCTGATCGCGATCGCCGGCGTGGTCGGCAGCATCCTCGCCAACGTGGCCAGCAACCTGGCCGGCAACCTCCTCTCCGAGCTGGCGGCCAGCGTGCTCGGGCCGGTGACGATCGTGCTGGCCTCCGGTGGCGTCGTCGGTTACGTGGTGTACGAGGTGCGCCGCCGCCGGGCCGGTCGGGAGGTCGGCCCCGAGCCGACGGAGGTGCTCACCACCCCGGCCACCGGGGCGCCCAACCTGCCGTACACGGCGGAGTTCACCGGTCGCGACGAGCACGTCGACGCGCTGGTCGGTCTGCTCGCCCGGGAGCACGCGGTGGCGGTCCTGGGCCGACGCGCCGTGGGCACCTCCGCGTGCGCCGTGCAGGCCGCGAACCAGTGCCGGAACGACTTCCCGGACGGGCAGTACTACCTGGACCTGCGGCGGCGCGGCCGACCCCGCTCGGCCCGGCAGGTGCTCACCGCGCTGGCCCGGATCCTGGGCACCGCCCCGCCGACCTCCGGACGTCCGGACGCGCTCGTCGCCGCCGCCGACGCGCTGCGCGGCCAGCTCGACGGTCGCAAGATCCTGCTGGTGCTGGACAACGTGGACCGTCCCGACCAGGTCCGGCCGCTGCTGCCGCCCACCGCGCGCACGTGCCGCCTGCTGCTCGCCGGTGGTCCGGCGCTGGTCGGTCTGGAGGGTGTGGTCGCGCACTGGATCGCCGAACCGGGCACGTCCGAGGCGGTGGAGTTGTTCGCCACGGCGGGCGGGGCCGCGCCCGCCGCCCGGGTCCGCCGCGCCGACCCGCGCACCGACCCAGCGGTACGCGACATCGTCGACCTGTGCGGGCGGCAACCGCGTACCGTCCGTGCGCTCGGTTACCGCACCGCACAGCACGGCTGGCGGCACTCCGACGTGCTGGACGCGCTGCGCCGGGCGGTGCAGACGCCACCGCACCAGCGGCTCGCCGTCTCACCGGTGGCCCGTCTGGTCACCGAACGGGACATCGCGTACCGGGTGTTGCCCCGCCAGGCCCGCCGGTTGTACCGGCTGATGTCGCTTGTCCCCGCCCCGGTGGACCGGCCCACCATCGCCGCGCTGGCCGGGCGGCACCCCGAGCTGGTGACGGCGCTGCTCGACCGGTTGGCCGCCGCGGCGTTCGTGGTCGGCGCGCCCGGCGACCGGTACGAGATCCGTCCCCTGCTGGCCGGCAGCGCCCGACTGCACCTGCGGGACGCGGACCCGGCCCGGGCCCGGGTCGCCGCGCAGGCCCGGTTGACCCGGCACCTGGCCCGCAGGGCCGAACGGCACGCGGCCAACCTGGCGGTGCTCGGCTCCCCACCGGACCGGGAGTGGTCGCTGCCGCTGGACGACGACCCGTACGGCTGGTTCGACCTGCACCAGGAGCTGCTGCTGGCGGTGGTGCGGGTGCCGGCGGGCGCGAAGGAGACGCTGCCCCGCCGGGTCCGCCGGTGGTGGTTCCGGCTGGCCGTGGCGCTGTGCGGTTGGCTGGCGTACGCCGACCGGCTCGACGAGTGGGAGCAGGTCTGCCGCACCGTGCTGGCCACCCCGACCGCCGACGACCGCCCGGAGATCGCGGGGTGGGCGCACAACGAGCTGGGGGTGTTGCGCCGACGCCGGCACGACCCGCAGGGGGCGGCGGCCGCGCTCACCCTGGCGGTCAACGAGCGGGGGCGGCGGGGCAACGCCCAGGCGCGGATGAACCTCGGCCTGGCCCTGCTCGACCTGGGGCAGCTCGACGACGCGGTGGAGCACCTGGAGATGTCGCGCCGACACCGCTCCGGCGCCGACCGGGCCGGGCACGCCCTCACCGAGCTGGGCCTGGGCGCGGCCCAACTGGCCCGGGGCGAACCGGACACCGCGCACCACCACCTGGTGCGGGCGGCCAACACGTTCCGATCCGTGGGCGACGCGCGCGGGTACGCGGCGGCGCTGACCAACCTGGTGCTGGTGCACGCGGCGCTGGGTGAGCACCTGGACGCCGCCCAGGCGTGGCGGGCCGCGCTGCGCGAGTACGAGTCGGTGAACGACCCGACGAGCCGGGCGACGGCGCTGCTCAACGCCGGGGCGACGCTGCTGAGCAGCACCCCGGGGCAGGCGCGCACGGCGTACGAGCTGCTGGCCGAGAGCCGCCGGCTGCGCGAGGAGACCCGGCCGACCGCCGGGCTGGCGCGCACCCTGCTCTACCTGGGTGACGCCTGCGCCGCGCTGGGCGACCGGGCCGACGCGCGGCGGCACTGGGCCGACGCGGCGGCGGTGGCCGAGGAGGTCGCCGACACGCAGGGGTTGGCCGCCGCCGACGCCCGACTCGAAGACGACGCCGACAGCCGGGTGACGTAG
- a CDS encoding extracellular solute-binding protein, translating to MRPPAGVSRRTLLRAAAAGSTALAAGCSGGTRSVQVAVVWSTSELDRFREVVAGYPAPVQVVSAGNDIDAFLRARHLAGTSPDVAILPRPGLVTEYAQRGWLSPVLASTEYAVPAGLGELLTAEGQRYGVWVKAAHKSLVWHLPSMLPVQPANWDALVRRTQELGALARRDGGPAPLAIGAADGWVLTDWFENVLADVAPESYNALARPDADWQGGPVREALDRLAGLWSINGAFVGGGRRALLTQYEESVIQVVHTKRAVMLVGADFTADVADPFQRGPEAPVTFRFPGAQPGGGPLIVGGDAAVAFTDAQGGVELVEWLTRVDSFQPWLRAGGYLSPNTNVAIGSYRDRVGQGLAAEMRTPGTLRFDLSDQLPGAFTGSDGVGIWRIMQGFFADVTDGVRASEAIRRATGLLAAAARSAGGGR from the coding sequence ATGAGGCCGCCCGCCGGAGTGAGCCGTCGTACGCTGCTGCGCGCCGCCGCCGCGGGCTCCACCGCGCTGGCCGCCGGCTGCTCCGGCGGAACCCGGTCGGTGCAGGTCGCGGTGGTCTGGAGCACCAGCGAACTGGACCGGTTCCGCGAGGTCGTCGCCGGCTACCCCGCCCCGGTGCAGGTGGTCAGCGCCGGCAACGACATCGACGCGTTCCTGCGCGCCCGACACCTCGCCGGCACCAGCCCGGACGTGGCGATCCTGCCGCGCCCCGGCCTGGTCACCGAGTACGCCCAGCGCGGCTGGCTGAGCCCGGTGCTCGCGTCCACCGAGTACGCCGTACCCGCCGGGTTGGGCGAGCTGCTGACGGCCGAGGGCCAGCGCTACGGCGTCTGGGTCAAGGCGGCGCACAAGTCGCTGGTCTGGCACCTGCCCTCCATGTTGCCCGTGCAGCCGGCCAACTGGGACGCGCTGGTCCGGCGGACCCAGGAGCTCGGCGCGCTCGCCCGGCGCGACGGCGGGCCTGCGCCCCTGGCCATCGGGGCCGCGGACGGTTGGGTGCTCACCGACTGGTTCGAGAACGTCCTGGCCGACGTGGCACCCGAGAGCTACAACGCCCTGGCCCGACCGGACGCCGACTGGCAGGGCGGGCCGGTGCGCGAGGCGCTGGACCGGCTCGCTGGGCTCTGGAGCATCAACGGGGCGTTCGTCGGCGGTGGCCGTCGCGCCCTGCTCACCCAGTACGAGGAGTCGGTGATCCAGGTGGTGCACACGAAGCGGGCGGTGATGCTCGTCGGGGCCGACTTCACCGCCGACGTCGCCGACCCGTTCCAGCGCGGCCCGGAGGCGCCTGTCACGTTCCGGTTCCCGGGCGCCCAGCCGGGCGGCGGCCCACTGATCGTCGGTGGGGACGCGGCCGTGGCGTTCACCGACGCCCAGGGCGGGGTCGAGCTGGTCGAGTGGCTCACCCGGGTCGACTCGTTCCAGCCGTGGCTGCGCGCCGGCGGCTACCTCTCGCCCAACACGAACGTCGCGATCGGCAGCTACCGGGACCGCGTCGGGCAGGGGCTCGCCGCGGAGATGCGAACGCCCGGCACCCTGCGTTTCGACCTCTCCGACCAGTTGCCGGGCGCGTTCACCGGCTCGGACGGGGTGGGCATCTGGCGGATCATGCAGGGCTTCTTCGCCGACGTCACCGACGGGGTCCGCGCCAGCGAGGCGATCCGCCGGGCCACCGGCCTGCTCGCCGCCGCGGCGCGTAGCGCGGGGGGCGGCCGATGA
- a CDS encoding helix-turn-helix transcriptional regulator, with amino-acid sequence MRASRLLSVLLLLQSHGRLTAAQLAERLAVSPRTIYRDVESLHAAGIPLYGEAGHAGGYQLVDGWRTRLTGLTAEEADRLFLAGLPGPADELGYGDVVAALQLKLHAALPAPLRDRATRLQQRFHLDTPGWYADGDASPELARTAEAVWRQHRVEVRYRGWNGEVTRVLEPYGLVLKGGRWYVVADQPGRGAPKTYRVNQILALTPLAQEFDRPADFDLPSWWRAHVVQFRARLHRDEAHVRLSPAGRERLREIGSDPVVSAMDASAGPPDARGWVTAVLPIESLTHAHGDLLRLGADVEVLTPAALRERLAATAAGLAALYSPA; translated from the coding sequence CGCATGGGCGGTTGACCGCCGCGCAGCTCGCCGAGCGGTTGGCCGTCTCTCCCCGCACCATCTACCGGGACGTCGAGTCGCTGCATGCCGCCGGCATCCCGCTCTACGGCGAGGCCGGGCACGCCGGCGGTTACCAGCTCGTCGACGGGTGGCGGACCCGACTGACCGGGCTGACCGCCGAGGAGGCCGACCGGTTGTTCCTGGCCGGGCTGCCCGGCCCGGCCGACGAGTTGGGCTACGGCGACGTGGTGGCCGCGCTGCAACTCAAGCTGCACGCCGCGCTCCCCGCGCCGCTGCGCGACCGGGCGACCCGACTGCAACAACGCTTCCACCTGGACACTCCCGGGTGGTACGCCGACGGCGACGCCTCCCCCGAGCTGGCCCGCACGGCCGAGGCGGTCTGGCGGCAGCACCGCGTCGAGGTGCGCTACCGGGGCTGGAACGGTGAGGTGACCCGCGTCCTGGAGCCGTACGGCCTGGTGCTCAAGGGCGGCCGATGGTATGTGGTGGCCGACCAGCCCGGCCGGGGCGCTCCGAAGACCTACCGGGTCAACCAGATCCTCGCGTTGACCCCACTGGCGCAGGAGTTCGACCGCCCCGCCGACTTCGACCTGCCGTCCTGGTGGCGGGCGCACGTGGTGCAGTTCCGGGCCCGGCTGCACCGCGACGAGGCCCACGTCCGGCTCTCCCCCGCCGGGCGGGAGCGGCTGCGCGAGATCGGCAGCGATCCGGTGGTGAGCGCGATGGACGCCAGCGCCGGGCCACCGGACGCACGGGGTTGGGTGACCGCGGTGCTGCCGATCGAGTCGCTCACCCATGCCCACGGCGACCTGCTGCGCCTCGGCGCCGACGTCGAGGTGCTGACCCCGGCGGCGCTGCGCGAACGGCTGGCCGCCACGGCGGCCGGGCTCGCCGCGCTCTACTCCCCCGCCTGA